The following coding sequences lie in one Nodularia sp. LEGE 06071 genomic window:
- a CDS encoding DUF6825 family protein: protein MSNPLVQAFFVGRAVAEVMNERLEVAVTDALSDLGKFDAEAREQMRQFTEEVLERANRAAEAANAGQTTPGGYSSSEPVDLQATIDELRAEIALLRNELQRYRSNSL, encoded by the coding sequence ATGAGTAACCCCCTTGTACAAGCCTTTTTCGTAGGCAGAGCTGTAGCAGAAGTAATGAATGAGCGCCTAGAGGTAGCTGTAACCGACGCTTTGAGCGATTTGGGCAAATTTGATGCCGAAGCCAGAGAGCAAATGCGCCAGTTCACAGAAGAAGTCCTAGAACGGGCAAATCGGGCAGCAGAGGCTGCTAATGCTGGTCAAACTACCCCCGGTGGGTACTCTAGTTCTGAGCCTGTGGACTTGCAAGCAACAATCGATGAACTCAGAGCCGAAATTGCCCTCTTAAGAAATGAATTGCAA